One genomic segment of Coffea arabica cultivar ET-39 chromosome 6e, Coffea Arabica ET-39 HiFi, whole genome shotgun sequence includes these proteins:
- the LOC113696666 gene encoding uncharacterized protein, with amino-acid sequence MENDHYAHGGETSDESDEEKPFLIFAIFVLLGLTLFDPYLNPLQRRRIRYGSQSGAQWVVELINGHRGRIFDNLRMEAPLFLQLYDLLLKRGYWKPHPTQRVAIHESIAICFLCLSHNERYKDCVRAIDGTHVSVWCRAEDRDRYRNRHGGLSQNILAVCDHNMKFTYARVGSKGSAHDSRILRDVLLDLNCVFLMPPAGAQILCGGRDIHKYARVYGSL; translated from the exons ATGGAAAATGATCATTATGCACATGGTGGGGAAACTTCTGACGAATCGGACGAGGAGAAGCCCTTTTTGATCTTCGCCATATTTGTTCTTCTAGGATTGACCTTATTTGACCCATACCTAAACCCTTTGCAGCGGCGACGAATCCGATATGGTTCACAGTCAGGTGCTCAATGGGTTGTAGAGCTAATAAATGGCCATCGAGGCAGAATATTCGACAACCTTCGCATGGAAGCTCCCCTTTTCCTGCAATTATATGACTTGTTGCTTAAGCGAGGTTATTGGAAGCCACACCCTACACAACGGGTGGCAATTCATGAGTCTATCGCCATTTGCTTTCTGTGCTTGAGTCATAATGAGCGATATAAG GATTGCGTTAGAGCTATCGATGGAACACACGTATCAGTTTGGTGTAGAGCCGAAGACAGGGATCGTTACCGGAACAGGCATGGCGGCTTATCACAGAACATTCTAGCCGTGTGTGACCATAATATGAAATTCACTTATGCCAGGGTAGGGTCGAAGGGTAGTGCCCATGATTCTAGGATCTTACGAGATGTTTTACTTGATCTTAATTGTGTCTTTCTAATGCCACCAGCAGGTGC GCAAATATTATGCGGTGGACGTGACATACACAAATATGCCAGAGTTTATGGCTCCCTTTAG
- the LOC140010036 gene encoding uncharacterized protein, whose amino-acid sequence MEATTRYARGKGRRDHADCDADVQVVGANEEKGKTGKGKWKSGDASSYSPMSTASGSVTDRYFRTLDTIELLVSRKKSSSMSVSVSSSTKHRSGRDGSKKSEYDVAITELRGLENVAYVAKIAAAEILKDPQELAIWNLVGSDANRITFMKRRGCLPPKHGTQELSPPPPL is encoded by the coding sequence ATGGAGGCTACTACACGATATGCACGGGGAAAGGGCAGGAGGGACCATGCAGACTGCGATGCTGATGTACAGGTAGTAGGGGCAAATGAAGAGAAAGGGAAGACGGGTAAAGGAAAGTGGAAGTCTGGTGATGCATCAAGCTATAGTCCTATGTCTACCGCCTCCGGTTCAGTGACTGATAGATACTTCAGGACTCTTGACACTATTGAGTTGCTTGTTAGTCGAAAGAAGAGTAGCAGCATGAGTGTATCAGTAAGCTCTTCGACCAAGCATCGTTCTGGCCGAGATGGATCGAAGAAATCAGAGTACGATGTTGCCATTACTGAACTTCGGGGATTAGAGAACGTGGCCTATGTAGCCAAAATAGCCGCTGCTGAAATATTGAAGGACCCTCAAGAGCTGGCTATTTGGAATTTAGTTGGATCAGACGCCAACCGCATCACCTTTATGAAGCGTCGAGGCTGTCTCCCACCGAAACATGGCACTCAGGAGCTTTCTCCCCCACCCCCGTTATAG